Proteins from one Parvibaculum lavamentivorans DS-1 genomic window:
- a CDS encoding intermembrane phospholipid transport protein YdbH family protein, whose translation MLKSWRRRIAFIFLMLLALAGAAAVYVWIERASLAEKVIGRVLAARGIAPVSFSVGFIGFRSISLYDIVVGEPEDPDAEADSITIAYAPGELLSGSVRSIEVGELKLRAKVADGELSLGALDPLLAGEGGGGAFEVPPAQIENILGRLETSAGTFLLSGALDIRPEGEGLLASTDALEIAETVGPPRFAPIILSGVLKLDKGMMSFDAAAAIARPDASPVPILQAEGSYDTADKSGSAVAKGAVSFTEGGVTPATLSPMLERFYLDIEGRVSYRADIEVVSGRAEVAAEADLDRLSLRQTAAGSAVFSGPVRFSTVLGGADGSEASPLRVELDAVRVEDLARPNRFAPLTIEGPIEFLQPVLSARLIARSALPAIRGARLGELTAQYDIAAGKGNLRASGNLEFAPGRLELQTVLPLLRGSVTRMSGKMSYTAEATLSDRGVTSSARATVSNLGFVTTAATAEGVEGNVRLASLLPLRTQGVQTLRIKRLQAGVPLSDGAISFDFNREGLRLVDATWPFAKGKLILVSSGGAITASNAEFILTVQDIDLAALIELVEVPGLRATGHISGKVPVAIRNGDPILLDGKVAAQDDGIITYKSAATDAAPTEQTKLLTDALRNFHYTELSGGLSGNANGDLVLALALRGANPDLYDGYPFAINVKLEGSLAEVLRRGTVGFSPIELIKQEPEPALTPPAKKMEP comes from the coding sequence ATGCTGAAGTCCTGGCGGCGCCGGATCGCGTTCATTTTCCTCATGCTGCTTGCCCTGGCGGGTGCGGCCGCAGTCTATGTCTGGATTGAACGCGCTTCGCTCGCGGAAAAGGTTATCGGGCGCGTATTAGCGGCGCGTGGTATTGCCCCCGTTTCCTTCAGTGTCGGTTTCATCGGCTTCCGGAGCATTTCGCTTTACGACATCGTAGTGGGTGAGCCCGAGGATCCGGATGCCGAGGCTGACAGCATCACCATCGCCTATGCGCCAGGCGAGTTGCTTTCCGGCAGTGTCCGTTCAATTGAAGTCGGTGAATTGAAGCTCCGGGCCAAAGTGGCAGATGGGGAGCTTTCGCTCGGCGCGCTCGATCCGTTACTCGCAGGTGAGGGCGGAGGAGGGGCATTTGAGGTGCCGCCTGCTCAAATCGAAAACATCCTTGGCAGGCTTGAGACGAGCGCCGGCACATTTCTCTTGAGCGGTGCTCTGGACATCCGGCCGGAAGGAGAGGGGCTTCTTGCATCCACGGATGCGCTTGAGATTGCGGAGACCGTGGGGCCGCCGCGCTTTGCACCGATCATCCTGTCGGGCGTCTTGAAGCTCGATAAGGGAATGATGTCATTCGACGCCGCCGCCGCGATCGCGCGGCCGGACGCCTCGCCCGTTCCGATTCTTCAAGCCGAAGGCAGCTACGACACGGCGGACAAATCCGGCAGTGCAGTCGCCAAGGGAGCCGTATCATTCACGGAAGGTGGCGTTACGCCGGCAACCTTGTCGCCGATGCTCGAGCGCTTCTATCTCGATATCGAAGGGAGGGTGTCCTATCGGGCGGATATTGAAGTTGTCTCGGGCAGAGCGGAGGTTGCCGCAGAAGCCGATCTCGACAGGTTGTCGCTCAGGCAGACGGCTGCGGGCTCGGCCGTTTTTTCGGGGCCAGTCCGGTTCTCTACGGTTCTTGGCGGGGCAGATGGCAGCGAGGCCTCGCCGCTTCGCGTCGAACTCGATGCCGTTCGGGTCGAGGATCTTGCGAGGCCCAACCGCTTCGCACCGCTTACGATAGAGGGGCCTATCGAATTTCTGCAGCCTGTCCTTAGCGCCCGTCTGATTGCGCGCAGCGCGTTACCTGCAATTCGCGGTGCGAGGCTGGGCGAGCTGACGGCGCAATACGATATAGCGGCCGGGAAGGGGAATTTGCGCGCGAGCGGCAATCTGGAGTTCGCGCCCGGGCGGCTTGAGCTTCAGACCGTCCTGCCTTTGCTTCGAGGCAGTGTCACGCGCATGAGCGGCAAGATGAGTTACACGGCCGAGGCCACACTCTCTGATCGCGGCGTGACAAGTTCTGCGCGGGCAACGGTGTCCAATCTCGGTTTTGTCACAACCGCGGCCACCGCGGAAGGCGTCGAAGGGAATGTGCGTCTCGCAAGCCTCTTGCCGCTGCGGACCCAAGGCGTTCAAACGCTACGGATAAAACGACTCCAGGCCGGGGTGCCCCTTTCCGACGGGGCGATCTCATTTGACTTCAACAGGGAAGGTTTGAGACTTGTCGACGCGACATGGCCGTTTGCCAAGGGGAAACTCATATTGGTTTCATCGGGGGGAGCGATCACGGCGTCCAATGCGGAGTTCATCCTGACTGTTCAGGATATCGACCTTGCAGCACTTATTGAACTTGTCGAGGTGCCGGGGCTGAGGGCGACAGGCCACATCAGCGGAAAGGTTCCGGTAGCTATCCGGAACGGCGATCCAATTCTGCTCGATGGAAAAGTGGCGGCGCAGGATGATGGCATCATAACTTACAAGAGCGCCGCTACAGATGCCGCACCTACCGAGCAGACAAAACTTCTCACCGATGCCTTGCGCAACTTTCATTACACGGAGCTATCTGGCGGCTTGTCCGGCAATGCGAACGGAGATCTTGTTCTGGCGCTTGCGTTGCGCGGTGCCAATCCGGACCTCTATGACGGATATCCGTTCGCCATCAATGTGAAGCTGGAAGGATCGCTTGCGGAAGTATTGCGACGTGGTACCGTTGGCTTCAGTCCCATTGAGCTTATCAAACAGGAGCCGGAGCCGGCGTTGACGCCTCCTGCCAAAAAGATGGAGCCATGA
- a CDS encoding YnbE family lipoprotein — protein sequence MSLQETKAIGVVSFSRGALLAVAASMLLAACNPTVKIEAPDKPIEINLNVKIEQEVRVKVDRDLDDLLESNPDLF from the coding sequence ATGAGCTTGCAAGAAACGAAAGCCATTGGAGTGGTTTCCTTCAGCCGAGGCGCTCTGCTTGCTGTGGCGGCATCAATGCTGCTCGCCGCTTGCAATCCGACGGTGAAGATCGAAGCGCCGGACAAGCCCATCGAGATCAATCTGAACGTCAAGATCGAGCAGGAAGTGCGGGTCAAGGTAGACCGCGATCTCGACGACCTGCTGGAATCAAATCCTGATCTGTTCTGA
- a CDS encoding YdbL family protein → MHLFPKSILAMLMLAASVFAAAPALAIDLDSAKAQGLVGEQLTGYIGIVTASPTPEVRTMVNEINLRRRASYQEIAAKTPGATLNAVEKLAAEKLIAKTPSGQYVQNAAGQWVKKP, encoded by the coding sequence ATGCACCTTTTTCCGAAATCCATACTCGCGATGCTGATGCTGGCGGCTTCCGTCTTTGCCGCCGCACCTGCTTTGGCCATCGATCTCGATTCAGCCAAAGCCCAGGGGCTGGTCGGCGAGCAGCTGACCGGTTACATCGGCATTGTCACAGCCAGCCCAACGCCCGAGGTCAGGACGATGGTGAATGAGATCAATCTGCGCCGGCGCGCCTCCTATCAGGAGATTGCCGCAAAGACTCCGGGGGCGACTTTGAACGCTGTTGAAAAGCTTGCCGCGGAGAAGCTCATCGCCAAAACTCCCTCCGGGCAATATGTCCAGAACGCGGCCGGCCAGTGGGTGAAGAAGCCCTGA
- the cysQ gene encoding 3'(2'),5'-bisphosphate nucleotidase CysQ → MTTLTSSRAALTDELRRIALAAGEAIMDHYRTDFEVIRKDDNSPVTAADRDAEALILAGLKETMPEVPVVSEEAASGGYVPEFGNRFFLVDPLDGTKEFVNKNGEFTVNIALIEDRLPVAGVVYAPAKERMFFGYGAGEAFEQIIAPGSRAAAGEAPRRIAARKPDADGLVVIASRTHRDTKTDEYLNLYKVKEFLAAGSSLKFCLIAAGEADLYPRHGRTMEWDTAAGHAVLLSAGGSVTQLDGTPLIYGKTERGLDNPFFVARGAPA, encoded by the coding sequence GTGACGACACTGACTTCCAGCCGAGCCGCCCTTACGGATGAACTTCGCCGCATTGCGCTGGCCGCCGGCGAAGCGATTATGGACCACTACCGGACCGATTTTGAAGTCATCCGGAAGGACGACAACAGCCCCGTTACCGCCGCCGATCGCGACGCTGAGGCGCTGATCCTTGCGGGCCTTAAAGAGACAATGCCGGAAGTCCCGGTCGTCTCGGAGGAAGCAGCCTCCGGAGGATATGTTCCCGAATTCGGCAACCGCTTCTTTCTCGTGGATCCGCTCGACGGTACCAAGGAGTTCGTCAACAAGAACGGCGAATTCACGGTCAACATCGCACTGATCGAGGACAGACTGCCGGTCGCCGGGGTGGTCTACGCGCCGGCCAAGGAACGCATGTTTTTCGGATATGGCGCCGGCGAAGCCTTCGAACAGATCATCGCCCCGGGTAGCCGCGCTGCGGCCGGAGAAGCCCCGCGCCGGATCGCTGCCCGCAAGCCGGACGCCGATGGGCTGGTCGTGATCGCAAGCCGTACGCATCGCGACACTAAGACCGATGAATATCTCAATCTCTACAAGGTGAAAGAATTCCTCGCTGCGGGCTCATCGCTGAAATTTTGCCTGATTGCCGCCGGCGAGGCAGACCTCTATCCGCGGCACGGACGTACGATGGAGTGGGACACCGCCGCCGGTCACGCAGTTCTGCTTTCCGCAGGCGGCAGCGTGACCCAGCTTGATGGTACGCCGCTCATCTATGGCAAAACCGAGCGCGGGCTCGATAACCCGTTCTTCGTGGCCCGGGGCGCACCGGCTTAG
- the chpT gene encoding histidine phosphotransferase ChpT — protein MSETNDVSALELAALMCSRVCHDVISPVGAIINGLEVLADDDDPEMKAHAMELITKSAAQASAKLQFARLCFGAAGSASAELDLQDAKAVAEGLMMGERAALTWNAPAATIGKDYVKLLLNMILIGMAAIPRGGEVAVSVDGELAKPTLRIRSTGQAARIPEETAKFLGGRSPDRFLDARAAQPYFTGLVARSLGLSIDARMDGEAFVIEASFVDSGAGV, from the coding sequence ATGAGCGAAACGAACGATGTCTCCGCGCTGGAGCTCGCAGCGTTGATGTGCAGCCGTGTTTGTCACGACGTGATCAGTCCGGTCGGTGCTATTATCAACGGGCTTGAGGTGCTGGCGGATGACGACGATCCGGAGATGAAGGCTCACGCCATGGAGCTCATCACGAAGAGCGCGGCACAGGCCTCCGCCAAGCTGCAATTCGCAAGGCTGTGTTTCGGCGCGGCGGGTTCGGCGAGCGCCGAACTGGACCTGCAGGACGCAAAAGCCGTCGCCGAGGGGCTGATGATGGGCGAGCGCGCGGCGCTGACCTGGAATGCGCCCGCGGCGACGATAGGCAAGGACTATGTAAAGCTGTTGCTCAACATGATCCTTATCGGCATGGCGGCTATTCCTCGGGGCGGCGAGGTTGCCGTATCGGTAGATGGCGAGCTGGCAAAGCCGACATTGCGTATTCGTTCGACCGGTCAGGCTGCTCGTATCCCCGAAGAGACGGCAAAGTTTCTCGGTGGCAGATCGCCCGATCGCTTTCTCGATGCAAGGGCGGCCCAGCCCTATTTTACGGGGCTGGTCGCCCGCTCACTCGGGCTTTCCATCGACGCCCGCATGGACGGCGAGGCATTTGTGATCGAAGCATCATTTGTCGATAGCGGCGCCGGCGTCTGA